CCAAGAACCATCCGTGATTACAGATTCTTGACTGATTAAGTACTTAAAATTATTCAGGTTTATTGGAATTCAATaatttactactactattacatttcttttttctctttgagtcatcatcaaaaatgaaaacaaccatataatattttttcagtaaacacatttttatttggtaGCAAAAACACACCTCAGGACAACAGTATGACATGGGCAGCCTCCTAAGGGGTTGAACAGTTTCAGTTACAGGACAAGCACAGGGAAGACATGCAGTACCTACTGTAGCAGGCAATTTTAAGAAATTAGTTGACCAACAACGATGAAGCACTGTTTCAGTACATTCACATTCCTTTGACAACACCACTGTCCATTTGATGCCACACAGTTTTGAGGGAAACAGCTGTTTATTGAAAATCTGTTCCATAGATTTCAAGGgagtgtaaaatatataattttttcatACTTACAATTTGCCCAGTTTTTATCTCACTTAACTACTTTTTTAGTACAGACAGTCAGACATCagacatacaaaataaattctTTGGTCCCTTTCAGATCTTTGGTAGTGTTAGGATCATTTATTGCTTCATGAAACATGTTTAGGCTCTATTAGAGAGTGGCAAGTAGCAAGCACTTTACTTCAGACTTGTTTATTATGATAGTTGGGGGGTGAACTGAAAGTATAAAACTaccagagaggcagaggagatcATAGCAGACAGGCAGCTACACCTCTAAACTAGACAGCTCAATCCTCAATGACCTCAGAGGACTCAGACACCACTCTGCCATCCTTGGTCTCAATCATCTTGATAACGACGTTCTTCTTGCTTTGGGTGGTGCTGTAGCCACCGCTGCTGTAGCCACCACTGCTGCCACCGCTGAAGCCCCCCAGGTTGCTGCCGTATCCGCTGCCATATCCGCTACTAAACCCACTGGAGTAGCCGCCTGAGTAGCTGCTCTTCATGGTATCCATGGGGAAACCGCCGTAGCTTGCTGTTGAGAGATGGGAGgtagaagaaaacagaaaaagtgtgGAAtctgataaaactgaaaaatttaacaaaaaccAATCAGTGAAGACAATTTGTTATGACTTCAGTCaatacaaaaagacaaagaagatgAGGTCCATGAATATGACTTACTGCTCTGTTGGGAGATGTTGATAGCCTTGATGCCATTCGCCAgcctgtcctcctctccctccagcAGTTTCCTGTAGGTGGCGATCTCAATGTCCAGAGCTAGCTTGACGTTCATCAGGTCCTGGTATTCTCTGATCTGGCGGGCCATGTCTTGTTTGGCTCTCTGCAGGGCATCTTCCAGGTCCCTTATGCGGGCCTTGGCATCCTTCACTGCCATCTCACCGCGCTCCTCAGCCTCAGCGATCTGGGCCTCGAGGTTGGCACGCTGGgagaagatttttttaaaatatgtctttgtCCACTCTCCTGATtgttaaatgacaataaaaaactGTATATGATGGCTAAAAATGCCATACCATGGTGCCAAAACACTTTCCCGTACCTGTCCCTTGACGGCATCAATCTCTGATGTCAGTCTCTGGATCATGCGATTGAGGTCTGCGATCTCTGTCCTAGTTGACCTCAGGTCATCTCCGTATCTGCTGGCGGATGTCTGCATCTCCTCATActaaataaatatcaacaaaacaagacattagaAACTGGAAACCATATTGGTGAGAGTAATATATGTACTGACTCATGAACTGATGAATGTTTTTGCTGgggtgaaaaatgttttcacctttctttaaatattaatttaccTATACTCATGGCCAACTCATGGCCAGTAGGGTTTGCAACACACACCATATTTACCTTTCTAAATGTAAGAAGATAATGtaaagatttaaaatatgacagaaacctgaacatttgaaaaattcaaaagGAGATCTCCATCACCTTGGTCTTGTACCATGTCTCTGCCTCAGCGCGGCTGCGGTTGGCAATGTCCTCATACTGAGCCTTGACTTCAGCCACAATGGCGTCCATGTCCAGGTTGCGGCTGTTGTCCATCTCCACAATGACTGAAGTGTCCTTGATCTGGCTCTGAAGCTCACGAAGTTCCTGAagaagtacaaaaaaaaagagattagTCAACCCCACCTCATTGAGGAAACCCAAACAGCTAATGTACTTTCAGGGATGACACAAGAGATAAGTCAAGATGCTAAAAAGATGCTGAGAAAAACCTTAAATGTGGCAATGGAGAAAACTATTCCACAATGACACCACAAACATAAGCATGATATGACGTGATGATGAGGTTGGCAGTTTTAAAGCCAGGAGgggaagaaacaaacaaacaacgcCATTGAGCTGATTTTGAGCCATACCTCCTCATAGATTGACCTGAGGAAGTTGATCTCATCTGTCAGACTCTCCAGCTTGGCCTCCAGCTCCACCTTATTCATGTAGGCCTCATCAACATCCTGGAACCAATAAAAGTGTTTGTTAGAATGAGACATCACAAAGAACTGGCATTGTCTTCAGGAAAAATGTGCTAAAAGAAATTGCAGACAGGGTACTCAAAGGCAAGTTGAGTAAATGATGATGCTGACCTTCTTGATGAGGACAAAGTCATTCTCACACTCTGTGCGCTTGTTGATCTCATCTTCATAcctgagagaaaaataaaatacagttcatGGTTAGATGTTGAATATTCATTAAGAATCTCATCTCATGCTCCTGTTCAGTTTTGGGAGTTTATACACTAATGTAACACTAGGGGGCACAAGTAGTCCATCCCTAACTCTTGGACTCCTTTAGGACATTTGCCTCATGCAGTGTCTGTCAACTCAGGGCCAAGAGTGAGAAGTGTTACATACTGATATTTCTCCCTCGGGGGGCCTCTGAACTCAGCTATGTTCCATCTGTCTGAGGACAACTGCAAAATATGTGCGGCACTATTGTACCTGTTTGTGTTAGTGACATTTGTGTGTCAGCATGCGCACATTTGTGCTTGTGGCTCTTGTGTAAAGCTATAGACAGCCATGCTGACAGCAACTTGGAGTTTGTATGACACAAGACAATGGACAGATGTAGGGAATAGTCAACAAAAAGATTAACTCAGTGTGCTGAAAGGTTAGTCTTGGAGCTCAAATCTTACTTAaactgttttacatttgttctGATGTTAAAAAACAGACCTGACACTGCATAGAACAGTTCATTTTTAGCCCTCAGGTTCCCCTCCACACTCACTTGTTCTTGAAGTCCTCCACCAGGCCCTGCATGTTGTGCAGGTCGGCCTCCAGCTTCATCTTGTCGTTGCCCAGGCTGTCTAGCTGTCTGCGCAGGTTGGCGATGTAGGCCTCGAACATGGCGTCAATGTTGGAGCGGGTGGTGGTCTGTCCCTGCAGCAGGTTCCACTTGGTCTCCAGCATTTTATTCTGCTGCTCCAGAAAGCGAACCTTAGGGTAAAATTAGGGTTATTTATTAGGATTATTAGTAGGCCACCAATCAAAAAGCCTTTACAAAGAATCAATAACTTACATATGTTTACTGTAACAAATATGTATTCCTTGTcattaattatgaattattataatattCCTTTGAAAAGTATGATGTAACTGCAGTCAGCACTGCCATGACATCACAACATCGTCTCTGGGTTAACATCCTAATAATCAATCATCAGGATCAACATCGCCATGCCTCCTATTCATTGTCTACAGTCTTTGTTGTTCTTATCTATCTTTGGAGCTTTGTAAGCTGCTGTTGGCTGTGTTTCCAGACTGGCTGTGCTTTTCCAAAGGAAAGCCTGACGTACGTGCATCCTCACAGGAGGTAGAGAGAACAAGACGAGGTTGGAAAAAGCCAGTGATGGAGAAATGGAGCTAGTTAACCCTTCTCCTCCAtgtcttcctgttttttttacagcaaggttcacagccacagaagacaaatggagagaaagaagggagtGAAGCAAAGTTACATCCACAGGCAGATTCAGAAaggtaaatattttacttttatagatgtgatgagggaggagaaaagagtAGAAAGTCAGGTGAAGGTTAAGGGGGAAGGCGATTTATTGGCTAAAAAGAGGAGAAGGTGAGAAATGAAAATAGAAGATGAAAAGGTGGGGAGTTTGCATATTTGTGAACAGTAAAAGCAAGGTGGTGAAAGGAGATACAGGACCTTGCTCACTGACACAATGCACTCTACGGGTGAGATCTAACCAAGAACCTCTTATGGTCTTCATTTGAACTGGAGCAAATACAGATAATAAAGTGCCTCCAAATGGACTGCCACCACAAGATAACAGTTGATAGGATGGAAGTTTatctgctttgtgttgaagcATGCAAAATGTTCTTTATCTTCTTTTAATCATTGTGCTGGGAAAAGGAGTTGATATGTAGCTAGTCAGCTGGCAGTGACCAGAACATGAAACCAACTggcctttttaaatattaaccCACTTCTGAGGCGTCAGAGAACAGATACACTCCTGAGTATTACATAAATGCTGGACTTAAATGCTGATTTGAAtgattaaaagtaaatatattcaTACTCCCAATGGACGctccttttaaaatgtgtcactgtgaaAGAAGGTATTGTCATTAAGGTAACAATAGCACTCAgtactgactgtgtgtgtgtgtttttgggagGGGTGGTGGccatcaggacagcagaaagaGCCACACCCCAGCTAAGGGAGGGACCATTCCCAAGGTAACTTGTATCACAAGCCCTGAGCTCTACCCTGACACAcccttt
This sequence is a window from Siniperca chuatsi isolate FFG_IHB_CAS linkage group LG10, ASM2008510v1, whole genome shotgun sequence. Protein-coding genes within it:
- the krt8 gene encoding keratin, type II cytoskeletal 8, whose protein sequence is MSTSYRSSSYSVKNSTAPRSFSSSSYAGPGGITSRRSYSVKSSYGGGNRGFGGAGITSTSAYGLSSSMGGTGMGMGMGFSGGMGAQAPITAVTVNKSLLAPLNLEIDPTIQAVRTQEKEQIKTLNNRFASFIDKVRFLEQQNKMLETKWNLLQGQTTTRSNIDAMFEAYIANLRRQLDSLGNDKMKLEADLHNMQGLVEDFKNKYEDEINKRTECENDFVLIKKDVDEAYMNKVELEAKLESLTDEINFLRSIYEEELRELQSQIKDTSVIVEMDNSRNLDMDAIVAEVKAQYEDIANRSRAEAETWYKTKYEEMQTSASRYGDDLRSTRTEIADLNRMIQRLTSEIDAVKGQRANLEAQIAEAEERGEMAVKDAKARIRDLEDALQRAKQDMARQIREYQDLMNVKLALDIEIATYRKLLEGEEDRLANGIKAINISQQSTSYGGFPMDTMKSSYSGGYSSGFSSGYGSGYGSNLGGFSGGSSGGYSSGGYSTTQSKKNVVIKMIETKDGRVVSESSEVIED